One region of Salvia miltiorrhiza cultivar Shanhuang (shh) chromosome 3, IMPLAD_Smil_shh, whole genome shotgun sequence genomic DNA includes:
- the LOC131018278 gene encoding disease resistance RPP8-like protein 3: MSEALLLLAIHKMENCLSYKDERDEEIEMIIKEMREIVDIVRDKKLEDGRILNFLVSGLVNVADEAINLFKEVYTSRWDLASIHSWMGKIKKRMLELGDDVPNMTSSKNVDDEENDNYVVGLEGDVKFLLRKRIIGDGELTWPVVIKGMAGIGKTTLAREIFNHPTIVKHFDRRAWVSNCTHFITAEELLIKVIQQVVVEDPQNLHTSSLLENMDNASLRDMLSQHLQGKRYLIVLDDVPKEMSLISIFQALPLEENGSRLLLTSHTTPLDIPLDYQGVYKMKFLDSKNSWQLFLKTINHGNKLTGEHKFPMHLEHMGKQMLRKCGGLPLAIKEVAKQLAEKKVSGGSEWEQLLESVDFGSTLKLLEPFYLQLDPKLQSCFLSMAFFKENTTLRAEKLIQIWVTGGVVEDSEDGCGRILEDLVNDSFIDYVNDKRTKYIMNVVLHMLSIQKAEEKLGFEILRNNGNNRPSESPPHHRVIICSRDKFNYSTDQDKLLVSLFFHGGGYLDASPSYWKSFEKLKILDLEDFGLKVLPESIGTLMELIYLGLRNNYIKELPETLGWLKKLEVLDIAQNFMVEVPVVIWELHSLRQLYMSNLICRKPLNIDTLEYLGTLTYVTIDNCIILISGLRMFSVFKKLGIEGLDGNSDVSKLFVSLADLFLDHLILRGYRFRSMPCLDELGILQSVRTLKLDGLLATLPNNLPPNIESLTLIDSCLDEDPMPLLAEKLPKLKYLKLHNAYTGQQMVILDDSFPLLQILCIEELWNLRNVHCGKYAMRTLEKLEIHDCPYLDTVPEEIVMLACFKELKMVTTKSIATKMRDSNLRIVNSPFGGCVFVNDI; the protein is encoded by the exons ATGTCGGAGGCCCTCCTCTTATTGGCGATACACAAgatggaaaattgcctctcaTATAAGGATGAAAGAGATGAGGAAATTGAAATGATAAttaaagagatgagagagattGTGGATATTGTGAGGGATAAGAAATTGGAAGACGGGAGAATCCTAAATTTTTTAGTATCTGGCCTCGTGAACGTGGCTGACGAGGCCATCAACCTTTTCAAAGAAGTTTACACCAGTCGTTGGGACTTAGCATCCATCCATAGTTGGATGGGAAAGATCAAAAAACGGATGCTTGAGCTGGGAGATGATGTGCCCAACATGACATCATCAAAAAATGTTGACGACGAAGAAAATGACAACTACGTGGTGGGCTTGGAGGGAGATGTCAAATTTCTGCTTCGCAAAAGGATTATTGGTGATGGGGAATTAACGTGGCCTGTTGTTATCAAAGGGATGGCTGGTATTGGAAAGACAACTCTTGCCAGAGAGATATTCAACCATCCAACCATCGTTAAACACTTCGACCGCCGTGCTTGGGTATCTAATTGTACTCACTTCATTACTGCGGAAGAACTACTTATCAAAGTAATACAACAGGTAGTAGTAGAAGATCCTCAGAATCTCCATACATCTTCCTTATTGGAGAATATGGACAACGCAAGCCTCCGAGATATGCTTTCCCAACACCTGCAAGGAAAGAGATATCTTATAGTTCTCGACGACGTGCCCAAAGAAATGAgcttgatttctatctttcaAGCCCTTCCACTAGAAG AAAATGGAAGTAGATTGCTGCTCACAAGTCACACGACACCTCTCGACATACCTTTAGACTACCAAGGTGTTTATAAGATGAAATTTTTGGATTCTAAGAACAGCTGGCAATTGTTTCTGAAAACAATAAACCATGGCAATAAATTAACGGGTGAGCACAAATTCCCAATGCATTTGGAGCATATGGGAAAACAAATGTTGAGAAAATGCGGCGGTCTGCCATTAGCTATAAAAGAGGTGGCAAAACAATTAGCAGAAAAGAAAGTGTCAGGTGGGAGTGAATGGGAACAACTTCTTGAATCAGTTGATTTTGGTTCAACATTGAAGTTATTGGAACCATTTTATCTTCAATTGGATCCCAAGCTGCAGTCATGTTTCTTGTCTATGGCCTTCTTTAAGGAAAATACTACTTTGAGGGCAGAAAAGTTGATACAGATTTGGGTTACCGGAGGAGTAGTAGAGGATTCAGAAGATGGGTGTGGACGAATTTTAGAGGATTTAGTCAATGACTCTTTTATTGATTATGTCAATGACAAGAGAACAAAGTATATCATGAATGTTGTGCTACACATGCTATCCATCCAAAAGGCAGAGGAGAAACTAGGTTTCGAGATCCTAAGGAACAATGGAAATAATCGGCCCTCTGAGAGTCCTCCTCATCATCGTGTTATCATTTGTAGCAGAGACAAGTTCAACTACTCCACAGATCAAGATAAGCTTCttgtttctctcttcttccatggaGGTGGCTACTTGGACGCTAGTCCATCTTATTGGAAGAGCTTTGAAAAACTTAAGATACTTGATTTGGAAGATTTTGGATTGAAGGTTTTACCAGAAAGTATCGGCACATTGATGGAATTAATATACTTGGGGCTGAGAAATAATTACATAAAAGAGCTTCCAGAGACGTTGGGGTGGTTGAAAAAGCTTGAGGTTCTTGACATAGCTCAAAACTTCATGGTGGAGGTGCCAGTTGTTATATGGGAATTGCATAGCCTTCGCCAGCTCTACATGTCTAATCTGATTTGCCGGAAGCCTTTGAATATTGACACGCTGGAGTATCTGGGGACCTTAACCTACGTCACGATTGATAATTGTATAATTCTGATCTCGGGCTTAAGAATGTTTTCTGTGTTTAAGAAATTGGGCATAGAAGGATTGGATGGAAACTCAGATGTAAGCAAGCTCTTTGTGTCATTGGCAGACTTGTTTCTTGATCATCTAATCTTGAGAGGATATCGTTTCAGAAGCATGCCTTGTTTGGATGAGCTTGGTATTCTGCAAAGTGTTCGTACACTCAAATTGGATGGACTCCTTGCCACGTTACCAAATAATCTCCCTCCAAATATTGAATCGTTGACGTTGATTGATAGCTGTCTTGATGAAGACCCCATGCCACTACTAGCCGAGAAGTTACCCAAGCTCAAATACCTCAAATTACATAATGCATACACTGGTCAACAAATGGTGATTTTGGATGACAGTTTTCCCTTGCTACAAATCCTGTGCATCGAAGAGTTATGGAATCTGAGAAATGTACATTGTGGAAAATATGCAATGCGTACGCTTGAGAAATTAGAAATCCATGATTGTCCATATCTGGATACCGTCCCGGAAGAGATTGTGATGCTGGCTTGTTTCAAGGAGTTAAAGATGGTGACAACCAAAAGTATTGCAACAAAGATGAGGGATTCAAACTTAAGGATTGTGAATTCTCCGTTTGGTGGTTGTGTGTTTGTAAATGACATTTAG